The Pseudomonas sp. PDM14 genomic interval AGCTCGCGGGTCGCGGCATCACCACGCAGCTCGACGCCCTTGTCGCGGTAGATCGCGGCCAGCGGCGGCAACACTTGCGCGGCAACCGAGCTGTGCACCAGCAGGGTTTCCATGGCATTGCACGGCGAGTAGCGCTGGGTCTTGGCGTTGTCGGCAACGCGAATGGCCTTGTCGAGGTTGGCGGCAACGTCGATATAGACGTGGCAGACGCCGTCCAGGTGCTTGATCACCGGCACCTTGGCGTCGCGACTGATGCGCTCGATCAGGCCCTTGCCGCCGCGCGGCACGATCACGTCGACAAACTCGGGCATGGTGATCAACGCGCCGACGGCGGCGCGGTCGGTGGTTTCCACCACCTGCACGGCACTGGCCGGCAGACCGGCTTCGGCCAGGCCGAGCTGGATGCAGCGGGCAATCGCCTGGTTGGAATGGATGGCCTCGGAGCCGCCGCGCAGGATGGTCGCGTTGCCAGACTTCAGACACAGGCTGGCGGCGTCGATGGTCACGTTCGGGCGCGACTCGTAGATGATGCCGATCACGCCCAGCGGCACGCGCATCTTGCCGACCTGAATGCCCGAAGGCAGGAAGCGCATGTCGCGGATTTCGCCGATCGGGTCCGGCAGGGTGGCGACCTGGCGCAGGCCTTC includes:
- a CDS encoding glutamate-5-semialdehyde dehydrogenase produces the protein MTESVLDYMTRLGRAARDASRVLARASTAQKNRALQAAANALDAARAELTAANELDLTAARANGLEPAMVDRLALTPAVIDGMIEGLRQVATLPDPIGEIRDMRFLPSGIQVGKMRVPLGVIGIIYESRPNVTIDAASLCLKSGNATILRGGSEAIHSNQAIARCIQLGLAEAGLPASAVQVVETTDRAAVGALITMPEFVDVIVPRGGKGLIERISRDAKVPVIKHLDGVCHVYIDVAANLDKAIRVADNAKTQRYSPCNAMETLLVHSSVAAQVLPPLAAIYRDKGVELRGDAATRELLGSDVLEASEDDWYAEYNAPILAIRIVDSLDAAIEHINKYGSQHTDAIITENFSDARRFLTEVDSASVMVNASTRFADGFEYGLGAEIGISTDKLHARGPVGLDGLTSEKYVVFGDGHIRT